The proteins below come from a single Hemibagrus wyckioides isolate EC202008001 linkage group LG22, SWU_Hwy_1.0, whole genome shotgun sequence genomic window:
- the ppm1f gene encoding protein phosphatase 1F: MGMNEQDGAQSFLKSFVEEFENPLGHDDPLPLAPLSRTVTLEEVKGESLDLGLRLLSARNASGWLSASMCHAAVTELLKDDLSPFHCPKDPEQQQEGETKVVLLQSEPLQRLFINKLREVGVAWQKQLPNQTPRSSRSCLCSVHAIRNTRRKMEDRHVMLPEFNQLFGLQDGVEREYYAVFDGHGGVDAATYSSTHLHVILSQQETLKSDTSAAFKNSFVQTDEMFRIKARRERMRSGSTGVAVLLAADWLTVSWLGDSQAMLVRKGEPVILMDPHKPEREDEKKRIEDLGGCIAFMGCWRVNGTYAVSRAIGDFDQKPYVSNAADCSSVQLSGDEDYVLLACDGFFDVLRPADVPALVLEALQESGGSGQDVAQSLVAQAKAAGSSDNITVLLVFLREPRDLLLSEPTAGKV; encoded by the exons ATGGGGATGAACGAGCAGGACGGAGCTCAGAGCTTCCTGAAAAGTTTCGTGGAGGAGTTTGAGAACCCGCTGGGACACGATGACCCGCTTCCTCTCGCTCCACTCAGCCGCACCGTGACGCTGGAGGAGGTGAAGGGTGAAAGCCTGGACCTGGGGCTTAGACTGTTGTCTGCCAG GAACGCCTCTGGCTGGCTGAGTGCGTCAATGTGCCATGCTGCGGTCACTGAGCTTCTGAAAGATGACCTTTCACCTTTCCACTGCCCTAAAGACCCTGAACAGCAGCAGGAGGGTGAAACAAAAGTAGTTT TGCTGCAGTCTGAGCCTCTTCAGCGTCTGTTTATCAACAAGCTCagagaagtgggtgtggcctggcAGAAACAACTGCCCAATCAGACACCTCGGTCCTCGCGCTCCTGCCTCTGCTCTGTCCACGCCATTCGGAACACACGCAGGAAGATGGAGGATCGGCACGTGATGCTGCCTGAGTTTAATCAGCTTTTCGGGTTACAG GACGGCGTGGAGCGCGAGTACTACGCCGTGTTCGACGGTCACGGAGGAGTCGACGCAGCCACTTACTCTTCTACTCACCTGCACGTCATCCTCAGCCAACAGGAGACGCTGAAGAGCGACACCAGCGCGGCTTTTAAAAACTCCTTCGTACAAACGGACGAGATGTTTAGGATCAAGGCCAGGAGAGAG CGCATGCGCAGCGGCAGTACGGGCGTGGCTGTGTTGCTGGCTGCCGATTGGCTGACGGTGTCCTGGCTAGGCGACTCGCAGGCCATGCTGGTGAGGAAGGGCGAGCCGGTCATCCTCATGGACCCCCATAAACCCGAGAGAGAG GATGAGAAGAAGAGAATAGAGGATCTGGGTGGCTGCATTGCCTTCATGGGCTGCTGGCGTGTGAACGGGACATATGCTGTTTCCCGGGCGATAG GCGATTTCGATCAGAAGCCGTACGTCTCTAACGCGGCAGACTGTTCCTCGGTTCAGCTGAGTGGAGATGAGGACTACGTGCTGCTGGCGTGCGACGGGTTCTTTGATGTCCTGCGGCCGGCCGACGTCCCCGCCCTGGTCCTGGAGGCCCTGCAGGAGTCTGGTGGCTCGGGGCAGGATGTCGCTCAGAGCCTGGTGGCTCAGGCCAAAGCTGCAGGCTCCAGCGATAACATCACCGTCTTGCTGGTGTTCCTGCGTGAACCTCGAGACCTTCTACTGTCCGAGCCGACGGCGGGGAAAGTGTGA
- the top3b gene encoding DNA topoisomerase 3-beta-1, which yields MKTVLMVAEKPSLAQSIAKILSKGSCSSRKGLNGACSVHEYTGFFMSQNVRFKMTSVCGHVMSLDFTGKYNNWDKVDPAELFSKAPTEKKEANPKLSMVKFLQVEAKGCDYVVLWLDCDKEGENICFEVLDAIRPVMNKPYGNECTVYRAKFSSITDTDICNAMNRLGEPNKNEALSVDARQELDLRIGCAFTRFQTKYFQGKYGNLDSSLISFGPCQTPTLGFCVERHDKIQSFKPEMYWVIQAKVFKGKESPITLDWDRVRVFDREIGQMFVNMAKTAREAVVESVSKKEKAKQRPLALNTVEMLRVASSALGMGPQHAMQVAERLYTQGYISYPRTETTHYPENFDLKGTLRQQANNSYWSETVRALIDEGINRPRKGADAGDHPPITPMRAATESELGSDGWRLYEYITRHFIATVSHDCKYLQTTIAFQIGTEGFSCIGKTLLSAGFTEVMPWQGIPLEEALPSCEKGDTFTVDEIKLLEKQTSPPDYLTEAELITLMEKHGIGTDASIPVHINNICQRNYVTVENGRKLKPTNLGIVLVHGYYKIDAELVLPTIRSAVEKQLNLIALGKANFHQVLQHTLDIFKRKFHYFVDSIAGMDELMEVSFSPIAATGKPFSRCGKCHRFMKYIQAKPSRLHCSHCDETYSLPQNGAIKLYKELRCPLDEFELVLWTSGSRGKSYPLCPYCFSNPPFRDMKKGMGCNECTHPSCPHSLNSLGIGQCVECETGVLVFDPNSGPKWRMACNKCSVVVHFFEQAHKVQVSQESCDSCDASLVMVDFHKARLPLADGETQHTGCVFCDPVFQDLVELKHAAMRHPMHRGGGARRGRGRGRGRRPGGRGNPKKPKDKMAALAAYFV from the exons ATGAAGACAGTGCTGATGGTGGCTGAAAAGCCCTCTTTGGCTCAATCCATAGCCAAAATCCTCTCTAAAG GCAGCTGTTCTAGCCGTAAAGGTCTGAACGGAGCATGCTCGGTACACGAGTACACGGGATTCTTCATGAGCCAAAATGTCCGCTTTAAGATGACATCAGTTTGCGGTCATGTCATGAGTCTGGATTTCACAG GGAAATACAATAACTGGGATAAAGTGGATCCTGCTGAGCTTTTCAGTAAAGCACCGACTGAGAAGAAAGAAGCCAACCCTAAACTTAGCATGGTCAAATTTCTACAG GTTGAAGCTAAAGGTTGCGACTATGTTGTCTTGTGGCTGGATTGTGATAAAGAAGGAGAGAACATCTGTTTTGAG gTCTTGGATGCCATCCGGCCAGTGATGAATAAGCCTTACGGTAACGAGTGCACTGTGTACCGAGCCAAGTTCAGCTCCATCACGGACACAGACATCTGTAATGCCATGAACCGGCTGGGAGAACCCAATAAGAACGAGGCTCTGTCTGTGGACGCTCGCCAGGAACTGGACCTTCGGATCGGCTGTGCTTTCACACG GTTCCAAACCAAATATTTTCAGGGAAAATACGGGAATCTGGACTCCTCTCTGATCTCCTTCGGCCCATGCCAGACACCGACGCTGGGCTTCTGTGTGGAGCGTCATGATAAGATCCAGTCCTTCAAACCTGAGATGTACTGGGTCATCCAGGCCAAG GTGTTTAAAGGCAAGGAGAGTCCGATCACTCTGGATTGGGATCGCGTTCGGGTGTTTGACCGAGAAATCGGACAGATGTTTGTCAACATGGCAAAAACGGCAAGAGAAGCTGTG GTCGAGTCGGTCAGTAAGAAAGAGAAAGCCAAGCAGAGACCTCTGGCCTTGAACACAGTGGAGATGTTAAGAGTGGCTAGTTCTGCTTTGG GGATGGGTCCTCAGCATGCCATGCAGGTAGCCGAGCGCTTGTACACACAGGGCTACATCAGCTACCCTCGCACTGAGACCACCCACTACCCTGAAAACTTTGACCTCAAGGGGACGCTAAGGCAGCAGGCCAACAACTCTTACTGGTCCGAGACG GTGAGAGCTCTTATTGATGAGGGCATTAACCGACCCAGGAAAGGTGCGGATGCAGGAGATCATCCTCCCATCACTCCGATGAGAGCTGCTACTGAGAGCGAGCTGG GTAGTGATGGGTGGCGTTTGTACGAGTACATCACACGTCACTTCATAGCCACAGTCAGTCATGACTGCAAGTACCTGCAGACCACTATCGCTTTCCAAATCGGCACTGAGGGATTCTCCTGTATCGGCAAAACTCTTCtttctgcag gtTTTACAGAGGTGATGCCATGGCAGGGTATTCCTCTTGAGGAGGCTTTACCATCCTGTGAGAAAGGAGACACGTTTACAGTTGATGAGATTAAACTGTTGGAGAAGCAGACGAGCCCACCCGACTACCTGACCGAGGCTGAGCTCATCACTCTCATGGAGAAACACGGCATCG GTACTGATGCTAGTATTCCCGTTCACATCAATAACATCTGTCAGAGGAATTATGTCACCGTGGAGAACGGACGCAAACTCAAACCCACCAATCTGGGAATCGTCCTGGTTCACGGCTACTACAAGATAG atGCGGAGTTGGTATTGCCCACTATCCGTAGTGCAGTGGAGAAGCAACTGAATCTGATTGCTCTGGGCAAAGCGAACTTCCACCAGGTCCTGCAGCACACACTGGACATCTTTAAGAGGAAGTTCCACTACTTTGTCGATTCCATCGCAG GTATGGACGAGTTGATGGAGGTGTCCTTCTCGCCCATCGCTGCTACAGGGAAGCCGTTCTCACGATGTGGGAAGTGCCACCGCTTCATGAAGTATATTCAG GCTAAGCCGAGCCGTCTGCACTGTTCACACTGTGATGAGACGTACAGTCTGCCCCAGAACGGAGCCATCAAACTCTATAAGGAGCTCAGGTGTCCTCTGGATGAGTTCGAGCTGGTGCTGTGGACATCGGGCTCCCGCGGGAAGAGCTACCCTCTGTGTCCCTACTGCTTCAGCAACCCTCCCTTCAGAGACATGAAGAAAG gtATGGGCTGTAACGAGTGCACCCACCCTTCCTGTCCACACTCTCTCAACTCCCTCGGcattggtcagtgtgtggagtgtgagacaggCGTGCTCGTTTTTGACCCCAACTCCGGCCCTAAATGGCGCATGGCCTGCAACAAGTGCAGTGTAGTGGTGCATTTCTTCGAGCAGGCCCATAAGGTGCAGGTTTCTCAGGAGAGCTGCGATTCTTGCGACGCTTCTCTGGTCATGGTAGACTTCCATAAAGCACGCTTGCCTCTAGCAGACGGAGAGACGCAACACACCGGCTGTGTTTTTTGCGATCCGGTTTTCCAGGATTTGGTGGAGCTTAAGCATGCAGCCATGCGCCATCCGATGCACAGAGGAGGTGGGGCCAGGAGGGGAAGGGGGAGGGGCAGAGGGAGGAGACCTGGAGGACGGGGCAATCCTAAAAAACCGAAAGACAAAATGGCTGCCCTGGCTGCGTACTTTGTATGA